The following DNA comes from Rosa rugosa chromosome 5, drRosRugo1.1, whole genome shotgun sequence.
TCTCCCAAGTCATGCTGGTTTTCATTGCAAATGGAGAATGTTTAGCGGATCCATGTTTAGCAAGTGTTTCGAAAATTATTCCTTTGCAAACTAATTGCAGACCCACTCAGGCAAGCAATATTCCTAGCTAGTTCTCTTTCTAAAGCTTTTGCAGCTTTTGCTTCCTCTGGTTTGTGTGCTTTGGCATCTAGCATCTATTTTGTTGGGGACCTAGAATTTACACTTGGTCCGTTGGGTGTAGTATGTTAAGGATGATATGTGATGTATTGGTTATAAAGTTTAGTTTGGCCTTttctatagcaaattgaaactGGAAGTTTGCTTTTAGACTGGTGTTCATAATGCAGCCAAGTAGTTttgcaaaatatatataaacaatggaaataaaaattattgCTTACCTGTTGTTGTGTCTGTGATTGTGTATATTACGTTTGGCATGAGATTTTAATATTCTCATATCCCACTCATGCTAGAGTTGTTTTTTAATAGTTCATCTATTGCTCTTGATAGGGAAGGTTGGTTGGTATATTCGTATATAAAGATATTAGGGTTGGAGAAGGTCAGCTGGTGTTGCTGGGCTGAATTAAGCTTGCTTTCCTTAAGGTATGtctctttgtttcttctttgaaCATGACCTTATAAATTGGACTCATGCCTTGTAGTTTGCTGGTTGTGTATGTGAGTTATGTGATGTATATATGCCTTGTGGTTTGCTGGTTGTGCTTTTGAGTTATGTGATGTATATATGCCACACATTAATGCTTATTGCTTAGGGATGTTAATTCTATAAATGGTTTACATTTGGACAGTGGGAGAGAATATGTTTTATTCTGCTAATTAATGCAAGTTCTTTATGTTTTTCTGGAATATGAAAACATACTTAGAAGTTGTTACATCTGATTTGAATTGGCTTCCTTCTTTTAAAGTAGCTGCATTGTGTTGATACATAGGAAAATGCTTTTCTAAGTTGTTTGAACTTGAATATGTTTTGTTTTTAGAATGGATAAGTCTTGGATGCATGCTGATAGAAGATCACTCACATATCAGCTAGGTGTTGAGGAATTTCTTAGGTTTGCTGTAGAGAATGCTACTGATGTAAATAATATCAGTTGTCCCTGTGCAAAATGTGGTAGCATAGATGGGATGTTTTCGGCTAGGGTCATAAAAGATCATCTATATTTTAATGGTGTAGATGAGAGTTACAAAGATTGGGTATGGCACGGGGAACCATCTAGGGCAACGGTGAATGCTAATGAAGAGGTATCCGAAGCTACTATAAATATGGTAGAAGATGGAGATGCAGCAGATAATATAGGGTTGGGAGATCAGGGAGAAAAGGGAGCTAGTGAGGATGAGGAGTTTTTTGAAAGTGGTGAGGATGAGCAGTATTCCGTAGAATCGAATGACTTCATGAGATTAGTCGAGGATGGAAATAAACCTTTGTATCCCGGTTGTACCAAGTACACAAAATTAAATGCACTTGTACAAACTTATAACCTTAAAGCAAAACATGGAATGTCCGATGTGTGTTATTCTGACATGTTGATCATGATCGGAATGTTTCTCCCTGAAGGTAATGAGATACCTGGTTCGCATTATGAGGCCAAGAAGTCTTTGGCTACATTAGGAATGGACTATAAAAAGATTCATGCATGTCCTAATGACTGCATTTTATACAGAGGACAATATGCTGATGTTACTAGTTGTCCTACATGTGGGGAGTCAAGGTGGAAATTGGGCAAAGATAACATCGAGAAGCAAGGGGTACCCGGGAAGGTGTTGTGGTATTTTCCCCCAATCCCACGTTTCAAACGCATGTTTCAATCGACAAAAACTTCTAAAAACCTAACTTGGCATGCGAATGAAAGGAGGAAGGATGAGTTTATGCGCCATCCGGCTGATGCCCCCACTTGCAGATAATGGCACCTTCGACTCGAAAAGCTTCCTCTCAAGCACTAGCAATGGCAAAAAGAATGAGGGAAATCCAGCTGAGAAGGACAAGCAAATCTACTAATACTAAGCAATCAAATGGATCATCATCAAGGGGAACAAAGGCTTCAAAAAAAACTGCATCAAAGTTGTCAGTGAAACGACGAAGTAAATCTTCAACAATTGTGAGAAGAGCAGGACTAAGATTGCTTAAACGAGGCTGTGTAACAATGTGTCGCATTGTTAGGCGGAAAATTGTTGGAAAGAGAATGACGGTACAGTTTAACCAGAAAGGGCAACCCATAGGAAAAGCCGGAAAAGAGATGCAGTCATATATTGGAGTTTTAGCTCGCAAGAAGATTCCAATCTCGATACCATCATGGAAAGATGTGTTAATGgaagacaaaaacaaaatatgggAAAGCATAAAGGTATAAGATCTggcatttctttgttcttttggtttttgttatgTTGAATATCATATATGCATGCTAAAAGGTTCATGTGCTTATATGTTGATTTCTGCTGTATGTAGTTGGCATTTTTGTTGTATCCAGAGCATAAACAGATGGTGTTAACCTCAGCAGGAGCAAAATGGAGAGAATTCAAGAGCCATTTGACCACCCGCTACATTCTCCCATATAGAGATAACCCAGAAGCAATCGACTCTCGTCCGGAAGACTATCTTTTCATTAATCAACTTGACTGGGAGATTTTTGTAAAAGATAGGCTATCTGACAAATTCTTGGTAAGATAACTAATAACTTGTGTCTACATGTTTTGTTTCTTTGCATTGATACTTTGAAGTTAAGCATGCACTGAAATGATTATGTTATGTAGGAACTGCATgagaaacaaaaaggaaaaagggcTTTAAATAAGTATCCTCATCGGATGTCGCGTAAAGGATATGCTGGATTGGAGGAAGAATTGGTAAGCATTGAACTTTAATTTTCTAGGTTTCAGCACATCTGATTTGTATATGTAAATGTAGATTGGTTTACAtatttagttaattaatttttgTAGTCTGCAACAATGGAAGAATCTTCTCTTGATCGTGCAACGATGTGGATCAAAGCACGTCAAGATAAGAATGGTAGTTTTAAATATCCTTCAATAGAGGAGAAGGCACAAAAAATTGTAAGTTTGCACTTTATTTATCGCAGCATTTTTAATGTAACTTTACAACATCACTACCTCTATCTATCTATCGATCCCTCACTCACATATAATATGTTTTAGGCTGATTTGAAGAAAAAAGAGGCTAAGGGAGAGTTAAGCACTTGTGGTGCAGTTGATGTGCTGACTTTGGCATTGGGGAATCCAGAACATGCTGGAAAAATAAGAGGAGTAGGAGCAAATGTGAAGCAAGCTACATACTTTCACCTCCCTAAACGCCGAAAGGAAAGTGTTGAAGCAACTGTGAGGTTGAGCGTTCAAAAGATAATGGAACAAGAGAGGGAGAAAATATTGGCAGAAGAACGGGCTATTTGGGAGGAGAGGCTTAGGAAGAtagaaacaaagatcaacggGAAGGATGAAGAAACTGATTCCCCCAAAGTTTCCACTGTTGACAAGCAAGTTGCTTCTGGACAAGGAAGTTGTTCAAATCTGCTAGAGAAGAGTGTCAAGTGTAATGAAAACTTGATTAATATTAATGtcagaaaatctttgaattTAGAGCATGTGGAGCATGTTCAGCATGTTGAGGGTTATGGGAAAGATGTGAATACTGTTGATGCAGTCAACTTGAAAGCAGAAGAGAAGAATGAGCAAAATGTAGAAGTACCAGTGGTTGAAGATTTGGAGATCCAAAATGGTGAATGTCAGGTAATTCCCACAGTTTCTACATTGAAATGATTATGGTTTTTGAGGTAAATTGTGTGTTTTGTTGGTTATAAACTGAAACATATTATTAAACATTGGAAATCTTTTGGCGTCTCACGTTGACATATATATTCTGCCATTTTTTAGGCACAGCCAATTGGGAAACAGTGTGAATTGGCTTTAGGTTCAATTCATAATGTTGTAGCAGTTGCAACAATTGTAGAAGTCAATGAGGAGTGCAAAAGCCAGCTGATCCATGGTGTTCCGTTGGGTGAGGGGAACATGCGTGTGTCAATTCTACGCTCTGTAGTGGATTCAGCTTTGCTTCCATTCCCAATCAAAGATGAAATCTTGACTGTTCGTGATGCTATTGGGACATATGTAGCTTGGCCTAAAGAGTTGATAATTTTTCCGACAGATAAGGTAACAAATAATAATCctaataatgtttttttttttttataatcctaataatgcTTTTAACTTCATTTAAATGTACCTTAACTCTATTAAAGAACATGGTATTAGCAGGCCATTATTTTTACCATTTATTTTATTACATAACTAGATGGCAGCAAAGAGTAAaacaatgaagaagagaaaaatggcagaagaaaatgatgatgatgaggaggaggaagatcTGGACATTGATAATATGCCACCTACCATCCCTGCAACCCTTAAAATGGTATGCATGTGGGTCAAAGAAACGCTTAAAAATGGGAAGACCATTGTCTGCAGCTTTGATGAGAAGATTTTCGGACATCCGTTCAAAACTTTTGTTACTAAGAAGGATGTTTATAACTTTGCCACTATGAATGAAGTATCGGGTAGCTGCGTATCCATCTATATGAGGTA
Coding sequences within:
- the LOC133711646 gene encoding uncharacterized protein LOC133711646, whose protein sequence is MDKSWMHADRRSLTYQLGVEEFLRFAVENATDVNNISCPCAKCGSIDGMFSARVIKDHLYFNGVDESYKDWVWHGEPSRATVNANEEVSEATINMVEDGDAADNIGLGDQGEKGASEDEEFFESGEDEQYSVESNDFMRLVEDGNKPLYPGCTKYTKLNALVQTYNLKAKHGMSDVCYSDMLIMIGMFLPEGNEIPGSHYEAKKSLATLGMDYKKIHACPNDCILYRGQYADVTSCPTCGESRWKLGKDNIEKQGVPGKVLWYFPPIPRFKRMFQSTKTSKNLTWHANERRKDEFMRHPADAPTCR
- the LOC133712644 gene encoding uncharacterized protein LOC133712644: MAPSTRKASSQALAMAKRMREIQLRRTSKSTNTKQSNGSSSRGTKASKKTASKLSVKRRSKSSTIVRRAGLRLLKRGCVTMCRIVRRKIVGKRMTVQFNQKGQPIGKAGKEMQSYIGVLARKKIPISIPSWKDVLMEDKNKIWESIKLAFLLYPEHKQMVLTSAGAKWREFKSHLTTRYILPYRDNPEAIDSRPEDYLFINQLDWEIFVKDRLSDKFLELHEKQKGKRALNKYPHRMSRKGYAGLEEELSATMEESSLDRATMWIKARQDKNGSFKYPSIEEKAQKIADLKKKEAKGELSTCGAVDVLTLALGNPEHAGKIRGVGANVKQATYFHLPKRRKESVEATVRLSVQKIMEQEREKILAEERAIWEERLRKIETKINGKDEETDSPKVSTVDKQVASGQGSCSNLLEKSVKCNENLININVRKSLNLEHVEHVQHVEGYGKDVNTVDAVNLKAEEKNEQNVEVPVVEDLEIQNGECQAQPIGKQCELALGSIHNVVAVATIVEVNEECKSQLIHGVPLGEGNMRVSILRSVVDSALLPFPIKDEILTVRDAIGTYVAWPKELIIFPTDKMAAKSKTMKKRKMAEENDDDEEEEDLDIDNMPPTIPATLKMVCMWVKETLKNGKTIVCSFDEKIFGHPFKTFVTKKDVYNFATMNEVSGSCVSIYMSYLHGVLKKSKMVDMVGFVSPTDIGTIGCGSPIERSRAIADRMKKGKRRQIFFLPYNSSCHWMLTVINVEEDTVYFMDPLKRRLITGEWKNIVDNGIKIYNAHVKRQGRKTITWKNCAGIPEQHTAKDCGYFIMRYMKDIAEDKNLDFFSKWERRGKATYTQQHIDAVRTEWAKFVVKTYM